A genomic segment from Phragmites australis chromosome 6, lpPhrAust1.1, whole genome shotgun sequence encodes:
- the LOC133921984 gene encoding RNA polymerase II transcriptional coactivator KIWI-like gives MWGKGKKRFGGGGEPAAKRQATGDDGPSESAGDNIVVAEISKNKRVAVRSWKGKVFVDIREFYVKDGKTLPTRKGISLQMDQWKILRDNIKAIDEAVKENA, from the exons ATGTGGGGGAAGGGGAAGAAGcgcttcggcggcggcggcgagccggCGGCCAAGCGCCAGGCCACCGGGGATGATGGACCCTCCGAATCCGCCGGTGACAACATCGTCGTCGCCGAG ATATCGAAGAACAAGAGGGTGGCGGTGAGGAGCTGGAAGGGCAAGGTCTTCGTTGACATCCGCGAGTTCTACGTTAAGGACGGCAAGACCCTCCCCACCCGCAAAG GTATATCACTCCAGATGGATCAG TGGAAGATATTAAGGGACAATATCAAAGCCATAGATGAGGCCGTCAAGGAGAATGCATGA